The proteins below come from a single Iocasia fonsfrigidae genomic window:
- a CDS encoding ABC transporter ATP-binding protein, with protein MGTLVLKNVFKRYDNSSVYAVQDYSLECFEREFVGILGPSGCGKTTTLRMVAGLEEITKGDIYIGGRRVNDVHPKDRHIGLAFEDYALYPPLTVYDNIAFNLRAKKTAENVIKKEIMRVAPLLKIEDLLDTMPSALSGGQKQRVNIARALIRKPEILLLDEPMSHLDGKMRQILRTEIKRLHKEINCTTVLVTHDQLEAMSLADRIAIMKDGELQQFDTPIEVYNNPVNEFVAGFIGEPPMNIINVKIIQHNGQLKFLFPESDIKISVPKKHYQFLDEGMEVKLGIRPNDIKIKEEGSNVQIDIFENLGDEQRISIHVGEDQYLTLITENRKDLAAGQDINIVFNAERTHIFDGTGKKISK; from the coding sequence ATGGGTACTCTAGTCCTGAAAAATGTTTTTAAACGATATGATAATAGCTCAGTTTATGCGGTACAGGATTATTCTCTGGAATGTTTTGAAAGAGAGTTTGTCGGAATTCTGGGACCATCAGGATGTGGAAAGACGACAACATTGAGAATGGTAGCAGGCTTAGAGGAAATAACAAAAGGTGATATTTATATTGGGGGCCGGAGAGTAAATGATGTTCATCCAAAAGATAGGCACATTGGTTTGGCTTTTGAGGATTATGCCCTTTATCCACCTTTAACTGTATATGATAATATAGCTTTCAATTTAAGGGCAAAAAAGACAGCAGAAAACGTAATAAAAAAAGAAATAATGAGGGTTGCCCCTTTGCTAAAAATTGAAGATTTATTAGATACTATGCCATCTGCCCTTAGTGGGGGACAAAAGCAGAGGGTAAATATTGCCAGAGCATTGATAAGAAAGCCAGAGATTTTATTACTGGATGAACCTATGTCCCACCTGGATGGGAAAATGAGGCAGATTTTGAGAACAGAAATAAAGAGGCTTCATAAAGAGATTAATTGTACAACGGTACTGGTAACCCATGACCAGTTAGAAGCAATGTCACTGGCAGATAGAATAGCGATAATGAAAGATGGTGAATTACAACAATTTGATACACCTATTGAAGTATATAATAATCCAGTCAATGAGTTTGTAGCCGGTTTTATTGGGGAACCCCCTATGAATATAATCAATGTAAAAATTATTCAGCATAATGGTCAGTTGAAGTTCTTATTCCCGGAAAGTGATATAAAGATTTCAGTACCGAAGAAACATTATCAATTTCTTGATGAGGGTATGGAGGTTAAATTAGGCATTAGACCAAATGATATTAAAATAAAAGAGGAAGGCTCAAATGTCCAGATAGATATCTTTGAAAATCTTGGTGATGAACAAAGAATTAGTATTCATGTAGGTGAAGACCAGTATCTTACATTGATTACAGAGAATAGAAAAGATTTAGCAGCCGGTCAGGATATTAATATTGTATTTAATGCTGAAAGAACCCATATTTTTGATGGAACAGGTAAAAAAATCTCTAAATAG
- the rpiB gene encoding ribose 5-phosphate isomerase B — MRKLTVVKNKKYVIGADNAAIFLKREITNFLEDLGIEYEDVGVFSESDQTYYPEIARRVTDKVIESNYKKEGILICGTGIGMAITANKFPGIYAAACYDIYAAERARLSNNTNIITLGARITGPILAKKILKEWLSLEFNGGRSLPKVKKIKEYENENFRMKKE, encoded by the coding sequence GTGAGAAAATTGACTGTAGTAAAAAACAAAAAGTATGTCATTGGGGCGGATAATGCTGCTATTTTTTTAAAAAGAGAAATAACAAATTTTCTTGAAGACTTAGGTATTGAATATGAAGATGTGGGTGTGTTTTCAGAAAGTGATCAAACTTATTATCCAGAAATTGCTAGAAGGGTAACTGATAAAGTAATTGAAAGTAATTATAAAAAAGAAGGGATACTAATTTGTGGTACTGGTATTGGTATGGCGATAACAGCCAATAAATTTCCTGGAATTTATGCGGCAGCCTGTTATGATATTTATGCTGCAGAAAGAGCAAGACTAAGTAATAATACAAATATTATTACATTGGGTGCTAGAATTACTGGTCCAATCCTGGCCAAAAAAATATTAAAGGAGTGGCTTAGTCTTGAATTTAATGGTGGACGTTCTTTACCAAAGGTAAAAAAGATAAAAGAATATGAAAATGAAAATTTCAGGATGAAAAAGGAGTAG
- a CDS encoding carbohydrate ABC transporter permease — protein sequence MSNTNLSATNVEIGENKKPLLKRLRPYLIMAPAFLITVGILYPFISAIYYSLTDFSFRNPTFDFVGLKNWIKMISNFDFWHAVLVTGEYALATTVTQMLLGLGIALLLNKDTFINRVLRLLFIFPLMVAPVIATLIWQLMLNPSVGIVEKFLNLFQIYNFPWASSPQTALLTAVMIDTWVYAPFVILLALAGLNSLPKSPYESAKIDGGSAWFTFKTLTLPMLKPFLYIALIFRLMDSLKMFDIIFALTKGGPGNTLMNLSLVAYNKGFAFLNLGESLPFIIVLWVVVFIISKKLVSNWLLSQKTASGN from the coding sequence ATGAGTAATACTAATTTATCTGCTACGAATGTAGAAATAGGTGAAAATAAAAAGCCTTTGTTGAAAAGACTAAGGCCATACTTAATTATGGCTCCTGCTTTTTTGATAACTGTTGGAATATTATATCCATTCATATCTGCAATTTACTATTCTTTAACAGACTTTTCTTTCAGGAACCCAACTTTTGATTTTGTCGGACTAAAAAACTGGATAAAAATGATATCTAATTTTGATTTCTGGCATGCTGTTTTAGTAACAGGTGAATATGCACTTGCTACTACTGTTACACAGATGTTACTGGGTTTAGGAATAGCATTATTATTAAATAAAGATACTTTTATAAATAGGGTGTTAAGACTTTTGTTTATTTTTCCGCTTATGGTTGCACCTGTTATCGCAACACTTATCTGGCAGTTAATGCTTAACCCATCTGTAGGGATTGTTGAGAAATTTTTAAACTTATTCCAGATCTATAATTTCCCCTGGGCATCTTCACCACAGACTGCTTTATTAACGGCAGTTATGATAGACACCTGGGTATATGCTCCATTTGTAATATTATTGGCACTGGCTGGTTTAAATTCGCTTCCAAAGTCTCCCTATGAATCTGCAAAAATAGATGGTGGGTCTGCCTGGTTTACTTTTAAAACACTTACCCTGCCTATGCTGAAACCATTCCTTTATATCGCTCTTATTTTTAGATTAATGGATTCTCTGAAGATGTTCGATATAATTTTTGCTTTAACAAAGGGTGGACCTGGAAATACTTTAATGAATCTCTCCTTAGTTGCTTATAATAAAGGATTTGCTTTTCTGAATTTAGGAGAATCTTTACCTTTTATTATAGTACTATGGGTAGTAGTTTTCATCATAAGTAAAAAATTAGTTAGTAATTGGTTACTTTCCCAAAAAACCGCATCAGGAAATTGA
- a CDS encoding ABC transporter ATP-binding protein — MANIRLKNVTKNYKNVNALNQINLEIKDKEFFVLFGPAGAGKTTMLKVIAGIELHQMGDVEFDGKNMNLVEPADRNVSMVFENYALYPHMTVYDNIASPMRSPLYKEKEEYIKKEVHRVSSMMGIDHLLDRLPRQCSNGQRQRVALGRALVRKPRVFLMDEPLAHLDAKLKNLMRTELKGMQQEFDATTIYVTHDYLEALSLGDRIGIINEGQLIQIATGDEVYYSPANEFVAKLVGEPEINIFKSEIVKCDDTYKVLLGGELQPVEEDVLKVLLEKDLDYVDVGIRGNNIEFSLEKGDDSFVEGSVYSLEPIGNKSILIVKVEEELIRLIAPNDLQVELDSKIFIKFDMKNAMYFEHKSKEFITRHNIESLIGVSK; from the coding sequence ATGGCTAATATTAGATTAAAAAATGTTACAAAGAATTATAAAAATGTAAATGCCCTAAATCAAATAAATTTGGAAATAAAGGATAAAGAGTTCTTTGTTTTATTTGGACCAGCAGGTGCTGGTAAAACAACTATGTTAAAAGTTATTGCTGGTATTGAGCTCCATCAGATGGGAGATGTGGAGTTTGATGGAAAGAATATGAATTTGGTGGAACCGGCTGATAGAAATGTATCAATGGTCTTTGAAAATTATGCTTTATATCCTCATATGACTGTCTATGACAATATTGCTTCTCCTATGAGGAGTCCGTTATATAAAGAAAAGGAAGAGTATATTAAAAAAGAGGTTCACAGAGTATCATCAATGATGGGGATTGACCACCTTCTCGATAGACTTCCCAGACAGTGTAGCAATGGGCAGAGACAGAGGGTAGCACTGGGAAGGGCTTTAGTCAGGAAACCCAGGGTTTTTCTAATGGATGAGCCCCTTGCACACCTGGATGCTAAACTTAAAAATTTAATGAGGACAGAATTAAAAGGTATGCAGCAGGAATTTGATGCTACAACTATTTATGTAACCCATGATTATCTTGAAGCATTAAGTTTAGGAGATAGAATTGGAATAATTAATGAAGGCCAGCTTATTCAAATTGCGACTGGTGATGAAGTGTATTATTCACCAGCTAATGAATTTGTAGCTAAACTTGTTGGTGAACCTGAGATAAATATTTTTAAAAGTGAAATTGTTAAATGTGATGACACTTATAAAGTTCTATTGGGCGGTGAACTGCAGCCGGTAGAAGAGGACGTACTTAAGGTATTACTGGAAAAAGACCTGGACTATGTTGATGTGGGGATTCGTGGGAATAATATAGAATTTAGTTTAGAAAAAGGTGATGATTCCTTTGTAGAAGGATCAGTATATAGTCTTGAACCAATTGGTAATAAATCTATTTTGATTGTAAAAGTTGAAGAAGAATTAATAAGGTTGATTGCTCCTAATGATTTACAGGTAGAACTTGATTCAAAAATATTTATCAAATTTGATATGAAGAATGCAATGTATTTTGAACATAAAAGTAAGGAATTTATAACACGGCATAATATTGAAAGTTTGATTGGGGTGAGCAAATAA
- a CDS encoding DeoR/GlpR family DNA-binding transcription regulator: protein MPDSSDSQSYKNFHHRSQKNVFEKKLLGKESSKLIEEGKSIILDASSTILFMIPHLKNKERLTIITNGLYTALEVKEISNANIIVVGGIVRPKSGALEGLLGESILDKVNADIMFTSAHGFTIEDGLTDFNYYEIQLKKKMMQKAKKVVALLDHTKIGNVSTAQFATIEEIDLIITDNKTPSNIIRSIEKLEVQVVVAE, encoded by the coding sequence TTGCCGGATTCGTCTGATTCGCAGTCATATAAGAATTTTCATCATAGAAGCCAAAAAAATGTTTTTGAAAAAAAGCTCCTTGGCAAAGAGTCCTCAAAACTAATCGAAGAAGGTAAATCAATCATACTTGACGCTAGCTCTACTATTCTTTTTATGATACCGCATCTAAAAAATAAAGAACGACTTACTATTATTACTAATGGTTTATATACAGCACTCGAAGTTAAGGAAATATCTAATGCTAATATTATTGTTGTTGGTGGAATTGTCAGGCCAAAATCAGGTGCCTTAGAAGGACTACTTGGAGAATCTATTCTTGATAAAGTTAATGCTGATATTATGTTTACATCTGCACATGGATTTACGATTGAAGATGGTTTGACTGATTTTAATTATTATGAGATTCAACTTAAAAAAAAGATGATGCAGAAGGCTAAAAAAGTTGTAGCCCTGCTTGACCATACTAAAATAGGCAATGTTTCTACTGCACAATTTGCAACTATAGAAGAAATAGATTTAATTATAACTGATAATAAAACACCTTCAAATATTATTCGTTCTATAGAAAAATTAGAGGTACAAGTGGTCGTAGCAGAATAA
- a CDS encoding MDR/zinc-dependent alcohol dehydrogenase-like family protein yields MSLPEKMKALVAYAPGDYRLEKVDVPRAGEGEIVIKVEACGVCAGDIKAYHGAPSFWGGEGNPPYIKAPMIPGHEFIGEIVEMGENVKGNFKIGDRVISEQIVPCWDCKFCDTGRHWMCQKHDVYGFQNNVNGGMAEYMKFPKESLNYKVPEDIPIEKAVLVEPYACSKHAVDRADIGNEDVVVLSGAGTLGLGMVGAIKLRNPKTLIVLDLKEDRLKLAKEFGADIVMNPAKENVVEKTLELTEGYGCDVYIEATGHPASVQQGLEAIRKLGTFVEFSVFKDLVTADWSIISDRKELDLLGAHLSPHCYQPVIEWIGDGSLPTEGVVTHKLSLDEWEKAFQLAESGEDSIKVVLVP; encoded by the coding sequence ATGAGTTTACCAGAAAAAATGAAGGCATTAGTTGCATATGCACCTGGAGATTACCGTCTTGAAAAGGTAGATGTACCCCGGGCAGGTGAGGGGGAAATAGTAATTAAGGTAGAGGCCTGTGGAGTTTGTGCGGGTGATATTAAAGCATATCATGGGGCTCCAAGTTTCTGGGGTGGTGAAGGTAATCCACCATATATTAAAGCACCAATGATCCCCGGCCATGAATTTATAGGTGAAATTGTAGAGATGGGAGAAAATGTTAAGGGGAATTTCAAAATTGGAGATAGGGTTATATCTGAACAGATTGTTCCCTGCTGGGATTGTAAATTCTGTGATACAGGTAGACACTGGATGTGTCAAAAACATGATGTTTACGGTTTCCAGAATAATGTAAATGGGGGAATGGCTGAATACATGAAATTCCCGAAGGAGTCTTTGAATTATAAGGTACCAGAGGATATACCAATAGAAAAAGCTGTTCTGGTAGAACCATATGCCTGTTCAAAACATGCTGTTGATAGGGCAGATATTGGTAATGAGGATGTAGTTGTATTATCCGGTGCAGGGACCCTGGGTCTAGGTATGGTAGGTGCTATAAAATTAAGAAATCCTAAGACTTTAATTGTACTGGATCTAAAAGAAGATAGATTAAAATTAGCAAAAGAGTTTGGTGCTGATATAGTTATGAATCCAGCCAAAGAGAATGTAGTAGAAAAAACACTGGAACTAACAGAGGGTTATGGATGTGATGTTTATATTGAAGCTACTGGTCACCCTGCAAGTGTTCAACAGGGACTTGAAGCTATACGTAAACTGGGTACATTTGTTGAATTTAGTGTATTTAAGGACTTAGTTACAGCAGACTGGAGCATTATTAGTGATAGAAAAGAACTGGATTTATTAGGTGCTCACTTGAGTCCACATTGTTATCAACCAGTAATAGAATGGATTGGTGATGGCTCATTACCGACAGAGGGTGTAGTAACACATAAATTATCTTTAGATGAATGGGAAAAGGCATTTCAACTTGCAGAAAGTGGGGAGGATTCTATAAAAGTTGTTTTAGTTCCCTAG
- a CDS encoding ABC transporter substrate-binding protein has product MKKFFVICSLVLLLVLFTSVTYASNFSWDMAEGTTITVLFNQHTYSEAVIKKISEFEDLTGIKVNHTVIPEENYFDKLSIYLNSRAGDPDVFMTGAYQIWDYAPAGYLQELDKFIDDTSLTAPDYNIDDFFEGILGALRWDLVPGHKTGTGLQWAVPMAFEQYTLAYNKRIFEEKGLEPPKTMEELLEVTKALDEFDGKGSYALALRGTRNWATIHPGYMTTYANYGAKDIVIEDDRLVSRVNSPEAVEMTEMWLDLIHGGGASNWSTYTWYQASADLGAGKAAMLFDADVVEYFQNPEGASKEAGNLAWVPAPMPEDRLDADRKSNLWVWSLAMNKYSRKQEAAWLFMQYFTNADYQLWAALNAKCVNPARESVFNNSEFQSVVSKADGYSEAFEATVDGTGIQFTPQPKFFELTTEWASTLQDLVAGNYDSTQEAMDELKVKMDKALSDVELE; this is encoded by the coding sequence ATGAAAAAGTTTTTTGTTATTTGTTCATTAGTTTTGCTATTAGTTTTGTTTACAAGTGTTACTTATGCAAGTAATTTCAGCTGGGATATGGCTGAAGGTACAACTATTACTGTTCTATTTAATCAACATACTTATTCAGAAGCTGTTATCAAGAAAATATCTGAGTTTGAAGATTTGACCGGTATTAAAGTGAATCATACTGTTATTCCAGAAGAAAACTATTTTGATAAATTGAGTATTTATCTAAATAGTCGTGCAGGAGATCCCGATGTCTTTATGACTGGTGCATATCAGATATGGGACTATGCCCCTGCTGGTTACTTGCAGGAATTAGATAAATTTATAGATGACACCAGCCTTACAGCACCTGATTATAATATAGATGACTTTTTTGAAGGTATTTTGGGTGCTTTAAGGTGGGATCTGGTTCCTGGTCATAAGACAGGGACAGGACTACAGTGGGCAGTTCCTATGGCATTTGAACAATATACATTAGCATATAATAAGAGAATATTTGAAGAAAAGGGTTTAGAACCACCAAAAACGATGGAAGAATTATTGGAGGTTACTAAAGCATTAGATGAATTTGATGGTAAGGGTAGTTATGCTCTGGCGTTACGTGGAACAAGAAACTGGGCTACAATACATCCCGGTTATATGACTACTTATGCAAATTATGGTGCAAAAGATATTGTCATTGAAGATGATAGACTTGTTTCTAGAGTAAATTCACCAGAAGCAGTAGAAATGACTGAAATGTGGTTAGATTTAATTCATGGAGGAGGAGCATCAAACTGGTCAACCTATACATGGTATCAGGCTAGTGCTGACCTTGGTGCTGGTAAAGCTGCTATGCTATTTGATGCTGATGTAGTAGAGTATTTCCAAAATCCTGAAGGTGCATCAAAAGAAGCGGGTAATTTAGCATGGGTTCCTGCTCCAATGCCTGAAGATAGATTAGATGCGGATAGAAAATCTAATCTATGGGTATGGTCCTTAGCTATGAATAAGTATTCCAGAAAACAGGAAGCTGCCTGGTTATTTATGCAATACTTTACTAATGCTGATTATCAGTTGTGGGCTGCCTTAAATGCAAAATGTGTTAATCCAGCTAGAGAGTCTGTATTTAATAATTCTGAATTTCAATCAGTGGTAAGTAAAGCTGATGGATATAGTGAAGCATTTGAAGCTACAGTTGACGGGACAGGTATTCAGTTTACACCACAACCAAAATTCTTTGAATTGACAACTGAATGGGCTTCTACTTTACAAGATCTTGTAGCAGGTAATTATGATAGTACTCAAGAAGCTATGGATGAACTAAAAGTAAAAATGGATAAAGCACTATCAGATGTGGAGTTAGAATAA
- a CDS encoding carbohydrate ABC transporter permease translates to MKNKRLVVAGKIIRNILLISYTIFALFPLFWMILITFKSDTQMYDTTFFFTPTLENYKEVLLSADYFSAFINNIIVSGGAVLVSVIVGIPAAYALARYDFKGKEDLAFTILSFRFAPEILVILPLFMIYQKIGLYDTYTGLIWVYQLITLPLLIWVLRGYFEDVSVEIEQAAQLDGYRWYQVFIKIVLPLVKPGLVASGLLAFIFAWNNFTFSLLLTGFNIQTVTVNSLNYIASDTVHYGQMAVAATIAALPEVILALIIQKHLVRGLSFGAVKG, encoded by the coding sequence ATGAAAAATAAACGCTTAGTTGTAGCGGGAAAGATAATACGTAATATATTATTAATATCTTATACAATTTTTGCTCTATTTCCATTATTCTGGATGATTCTTATTACCTTTAAAAGTGATACTCAAATGTATGATACAACATTTTTCTTTACCCCGACTTTAGAAAATTATAAAGAGGTTTTATTAAGTGCAGATTATTTTAGTGCATTTATTAATAATATAATTGTCAGTGGTGGTGCAGTGCTTGTATCAGTTATTGTTGGTATTCCGGCTGCTTATGCCCTTGCCCGGTATGACTTTAAGGGAAAAGAAGACCTTGCATTTACTATTTTATCTTTTCGTTTTGCACCAGAAATTTTGGTAATATTACCTTTATTTATGATTTATCAAAAGATTGGACTTTATGATACCTATACAGGGCTTATCTGGGTATATCAGCTAATTACATTACCATTATTAATATGGGTATTGAGGGGTTATTTTGAGGATGTGTCAGTAGAAATAGAACAGGCTGCCCAGCTGGATGGTTATAGGTGGTATCAGGTTTTTATAAAGATAGTTTTACCTTTAGTTAAACCAGGATTGGTGGCTTCAGGCTTATTAGCATTTATTTTTGCCTGGAATAACTTCACATTTTCCTTATTATTGACTGGATTTAATATTCAAACTGTAACAGTAAATTCTTTAAATTATATAGCATCTGATACTGTACATTATGGGCAAATGGCTGTCGCGGCAACTATTGCTGCTTTACCTGAAGTTATTTTAGCCCTTATAATACAGAAACACCTTGTACGTGGACTTAGCTTTGGTGCAGTAAAAGGTTAG